TTGCCCTGCAACACGCGCATTGCCAGGTTGAAAGGTGACCTGTCTCCAAAACGGTAAAAAAGAGAACCGGTTCCGGCTCTCTTTTTGTTTGAGTCGATTTATCTGGCATGTCACATCCCCGGGGTAAATTCATCCTCACTGATTTCCTCGGCATTCTCTAATACCTCGTCAGGGACAGGGATGGGTTCGATGGTGTTAAAGTCAGACATCGTCATTTCACTGGTCTGATTTGTGATCATTTCCTGGCCCATCATATCAAGAGCCATCACCATCGTGATTGATCCGGCAGTTTGATAATAGGTTTCTTTATCAATGGTGATCGAAAAATCGAGTTCCCGGAGTTCCATTGAACCGAAGAGTTCATCCATTCCTTCCATGCCTGGGATGTCTGCATCAAATCCATGAAGTTCCTGCATCAGCTCCTCCATATTCAGATCTTCTGTTTTGAGAGCGATGTAATAATACTCGTCATCTTCTTCCAATGAAAGATCTGCGACATAGTCTTTAAGAAAAGCCAACTGTTCATCGGGGTGAAGCTGAAGATCAGACATTGCAAGGAAATCATCCAGGTAACTCTCAGGGAATTTCATCCATCTATCCATCATGGGATCTTCCATGAATAAACCATCGGTCTCTGTGAAAAACGATTGGTAACTGACTTGTCCTTCAGAGTCATCCATCTCCCCAAATTCATCCATGTCTTCATAATTCATCGTCATATCCTGTTTAAAGGTCATTGGATCCATGGTCATTTCCATCGTTTGTGTCGATCGGACTGACATTGCGTCTTCATCCATGCCGTCAAGCTTCATGGTTTGTAGCATATCCATGTTTAAGACGTACGATTCAACATCATTCATCGTCGTTTGACTCTGCTTTACGATCTCTTCAGCTGATTCCCCTTCTTCAGTGGTGTTGCCGCAAGCACTGACAATGGTCAGAACAGACAGACTGATTCCTGTGTACAACATTTTTTTGAACATGATAGTTGCCTCCAAATTTTTAATTGATAGTCATGACAGTAATACGGGTGAAACCAATTTTTGTTTCAAACAGAGATAAAACCAAATCATCCTTTTGATACAGACAAACCACCACCGCTGTGAATGCGTTTACAATATTGACATAGTAGTAAGTTTAAAAAGTATGACTTTTTAGTGAAATCGATGAAATGAGGTTGTTGCACAAGCGGATTTTTGGTATAAATAACGTAAGGTATCGCTTTCAATCATTCGTATCCCAGCATGTTTTGAAAGTAATCTCTTTTTCAGTCCTGCTGAAATGTATTTGGAAGGAGGCGGAGAAGCTCTGAATCTGAACAAGGCGACGATTTAAGCGCCCATTTCACAAAGAATAATACTTCACACATGAATCACATGCACCTCTAGCATCAAGATGTACACTCTGAGTCAGGTCGCATGTTTTGTCGTAGTGTTTTTCGTGAACGATTGAACAAGATCGAGTTTTAGACGCACCATTCCAATAAGGGGAAATTGGCTGACATGTGGTGAAGAAACAATTGGGGAAGGCAAGTACAGGTATTGTATATTAAATTGAAAGAGGTGGGGCCAGGATGAATATTCTTGTTTGTATCAAACAAGTTCCTGACACGAAGATCATTAAAGTAAATCCAAAAACGAACACCCTTGACCGTTCCAGTGCACCTGCGATTTTGAATCCGTACGATGCTCATGCTGTTGAGGAAGCGGTAAGACTCAAAAAAGAACACGGGGGAAAGGTAATGGTTCTTTCCATGGGTCCGCCGCAGGCTGCCAATGCAATTCGTAAATGCGTGGAAATCGGGGCAGACGAAGGCTTCTTGATTTCCGACCGGAAGTTTGCCGGCGCAGATACTTTAGCAACAAGCTATGCGTTATTCAAGGCGATTGAAAAATTGGAAAAAGAACAGGGAATTGATTTAGTTCTTTGTGGGAAACATGCGATTGACGGGGATACCGGTCAGGTAGGACCAGGCATTGCACGACGAATGGGCATGCCGCCACTGACGAATGTGATTAATGTGAGAAATGTGGACGAAAAGAACAAGAAAATTCAAGTGGATCGTAAAATTGAAGACGGCCATGAAATTATCGAATCAGACCTCCCTTGTCTGTTAACCGTTGAAAAAGAGATCAATCAGGTTGCTTATTCACCTTTTCCGAACATGATGAGAGCAGCGCGCTACAAACCGACCGTCTGGACAGTGGATGACCTGGATGATGTGGATATCAAACAGCTGGGTCTCAAAGGTTCACCGACGATCGTAGGCCGTATGTGGCCACCTGATAAAAGTTCGGGAGCAGAGATTGTTGAAGGCTCAACGGAAGAAAAGGTGAAGAGAGTGGTTTCAGTATTGATGGAGAAACCAGAACTGTTTGCTTCGAAAGGCGGGGAGAAATGATGAATATTGAAGAATACAAAGGCGTTTGGGTATTTATCGAGCAGCGCGACGGAGAGATTTTTGATGTCGGTCTGGAACTCCTTGGAGCAGGCCGGGACTTAGCGGATAAACTGGAAGTGGAGCTTTGCGGAGTACTTCTTGGTGATGGCATTAAAGATAAAGCGGAAGAGCTTTATCAGTATGGTGCAGATACCGTGTATGTCATTGATAATCCAGTCCTCAAGCATTACCGTTCTGAAACGTACATGAAGGCCGTGGGGGATCTTGTCAGAAAATATAAGCCGGAGATTTTTGTTTACGGCGCTACTGCAAATGGTAAAGACCTTGCCAGCGCAGTTGCAACAGAGGTCATGACCGGGCTGACTGCAGATACAACGATGCTTGACATCGATCTTGAAAAGCGGATGTTCGAAGCGAGCCGTCCTGCATTTGGTGGTAACATCATGGCGACGATTCTCTGTAAGAAACACCGTCCGCAAATGGCTACGGTTCGTCCGAAAGTCATGCAAAAGCCTGAGCCGGACCCATCCCGTAAAGGGAAAGTCATTGAAGAAAAGTTTGACATGAAAGAAGAGGATCTTCGCACAAAGGTAGTCGAGATTGTTAAAGCCGCGAAGAAAGGTGCAAACCTTGAAGAAGCCGAAATCATTGTTGCCGGTGGTAAAGGCATCAAAGATGAAAAAGGCTTCAAAATGGTCAAGGATCTTGCAGATGCCATGAATGCCACAGTTGCAGCAAGTCGTGACGTTGTGGAGGCAGGCATCATCGGCCACGAATATCAGGTTGGACAAACCGGGTTGACTGTAACACCAAAAATCTATGTCGCCATCGGTATTTCCGGAGCCGTTCAGCATGTCGTTGGTATGCAAAACTCCGAACTGATCATTGCCATAAACAATGACCCAGATGCAACGATATTCAATGCAGCACACTACGGAATAGTCGGAGACGCTTTTGAAATTGTTCCTATGCTTACGGAAGAATTCAAAAATGCACTGGCTGAAGAACAGGGAAAAGGAGTGACGACGAATGCCTGAAAAATTTGATCTGATCGTCGTAGGCGCCGGTCCTGCAGGGACTGCCTGTGCTTATACGGCTGCACAAAACGGTTTGGATGTCCTGTTGATTGAACGTGGTGAATTCCCAGGTTCGAAAAACGTGATGGGCGGTATTCTTTACAGAAAACAAATGGAAGAGATTATTCCTGAATTCTGGAAAGAAGCCCCGCTCGAGCGCCCGGTTATTGAACAGCGCTTCTGGTTTTTGGATAAAGAATCGATGGTAACAACCAGTTATAAAGGATTGGATTGGGGCCGGGAACCATACAATAAGTTCACCGTTCTCCGCTCCAAGTGGGATAAATGGTTCGCAGATAAGGCAGTGGAACAGGGTGCCCTCCTGATCAACGAAACGGTTGTTACGGAATGTATCGTTGACAATGGCCAAGTCGTCGGTGTCAAAACGGACCGGCCGGACGGGGATGTCTATGCAGACGTAGTTGTTTTGGCAGATGGTGTCAATTCCCTTTTAGGCAAACAACTCGGGTTCCACAATGAGTGGAAGCCTAACGAAGTGGCCTTGACGGTGATGGAAGTACTGAAGCTTGACAAGAAAACCATTAACGAGCGATTCCAAGTGAATGAGGATCAGGGCGTTTCCATTGAAATCTTTGGTGAAGCGACGAAAGGTGCCCTTGGAACATCCTTCTTGTACACGAACAAAGACAGCCTCAATATTGGTGTCGGTACAACGCTCTCCGAAATGATCAAGCGGAAGATCAAGCCCTATGAGCTTCTCGATGAATTGAAAGTGCATCCGATGGTCGCACCGCTGATCGAAGGCAGTGAATCACAGGAGTACCTGGCACACTTGATTCCGGAAGGCGGATTTGATTCCGTACCAAAGCTTGTTGGAAATGGTGTCATGCTCGTAGGTGACGCGGCACAGTTTGTCAACGCGCTTCATCAGGAAGGGTCGAATCTGGCCATGACATCCGGAAAAATGGCTGCAGAAACGGTGATGAAAGCAAAAGAAACAGGTGACTTCTCCGAGAAAGGGCTTGATTCCTACAGAACCGATGTGTATGACAGCTTCATCGGTAAGGACTTGAAAAAATATCGTCATGCGGCGCACACCTTTGAAGAGAACCCACAGTATATGGGTGAGTATATTCCACTTCTCAACCATGCGATGGGCTCATTCTTCACGGTTGATGGAACGCCGAAGTGGGAAAAGCAAAAGAAAATTGCAACGAAAATTACTGCAGGCCGGGGTAAAACCGGACTGGCGAAAGATCTCTACCGGGCATGGAAGGCGGTGAAATAATATGGCACAGACGCTTGAAGATAAGCAGTATTTGCTTCGTTTCAACTGTGACACTGAATCGCATCTGATTATTAAAAATCACGATGTATGTGCAACATCTTGTCCTGGAAAGGACTGCACCATCTTCTGTCCTGCTGAAGTATATAAGTGGGAAGGCGACAGAATGTTTGTCGGCTATGAAGGATGTCACGAATGCGGAAGCTGCCGCATTGGCTGTCCGCATGATAATATTGAATGGCACTATCCAAAAGGCGGTCACGGCATCGTGTTCCGACTGGCATAATGTGTCTCGTAACAGGACCTCGAAGAGCACGACTTCGAGGTCTTTTTTTTCGTACGTTAGGAAAGTTTAACTTTGCTAACGGATTACAGTGTACGTGCAACGAAAGCTTTCGCTATTAAATCTTGGTGAAAAGCCAAGCATTCTTTATTTTTTTCTCCGTAAAAAGGGTCACCTGTTGAAAAGAAAGAAAATTTTGATAAATCATCACAATACCCGCTGGCAAGTAAACGATTCCTCATGTAGAATAGTGAGAATAAGAAGAGTAAAGGTGTGGATGGAATCATGGATGAACGAGATCTGGAGTTATTAACGTTAATTGAGAAGCAAGGACGTTTGGAAACCAGTCAGTTGGCAAAAATGATGGATATGAAAGAAGATGAAATTGCGTTAAGAATGAGACGACTTGAAGAACAGAAAGTGATTCTCGGTTATTCTGCATTAATTGATTGGAAAAAGACGCCGGAAAAAGAACGTGTAACTGCGAGTATTGATGTCAAGGTCACGCCGACAAGGGGCAGAGGGTTTGATGCGGTTGCGGAGCGGATCTACCGGTTCAAGGAGGTCAAAGCCCTGTACCTGATGTCAGGGACGTATGACCTTGCCGTTGTTATTGAAGGGGCGACGATGGCTGAGATTGCCAATTTCGTTTCGGATAAGCTGTCAACGCTCGATTCCGTCATTTCGACAACCACCCATTTTCAATTGAAGCAGTACAAACATGATGGCATGATTTTCGTTGATGATGATGATCAGGATCCTCGGATGGTGGTGTCACCATGAGCATGGTGAATCAAACCCAAGTTCACGAGACAAGATTGTCAGATGCAGTCAACCGGATCGCCCCTTCCGGAATCCGGCGGTTCTTTGATCTGGCAACGTCGATGGATAACGTCATTTCCCTTGGAGTTGGTGAACCGGATTATACGACGCCCTGGAATGTCCGGGAAGCCAGTATTCATTCCTTGGAACGCGGATTAACGGCGTATACGGCAAATGCCGGGCTCATCGAGCTGAGAAGAGCCATTTCAACATATTTAACAAAACGTTTTGCCATCGATTACAATCCCGATAATGAAGTCGTTGTGACAGTCGGCGCCAGTGAAGGGATCGATTTGGCGATCAGGGCGATCGTTAATCCGGGCGATGAAGTATTGATCGTGGAACCGTGTTTTGTATCGTATGCACCGATCGTATCATTGACAGGTGGGGTTCCTGTGCCGGTTCCGACAGAAATCAGCAATGATTTTATGGTGGAACCTGAAGAGATCGTTAAGCGAATTACACCCAAGACGAAAGCGATCATGCTGTCGTACCCGAACAACCCGACTGGGGCTGTTATGTCGAGAAAAAAGATGGCGGAGGTCGCGGATCTGGTCATTGAACATGACTTAACAGTCATTTCTGATGAAATTTATGCAGAATTAAGTTATGACGATGAACATGTCAGTGTCCCGACTTTTCCAGGCATGTGGGAGCGTACGATTTTGATCTCAGGTTTTTCAAAATCATTTGCCATGACCGGATGGCGGATTGGTTACCTCTGTGCGCCGGAGCCCTATGCCAGCGCGATGCTGAAGATTCATCAATATGCGATGATGTGCGCTTCAACGATGGCCCAGTATGCGGCCCTTGAAGCGTTGGAAAATGGGCAGGAAATGATGGATGAGATGATCACGAGTTACCGGCAGCGGCGGAATTATTTCGTCAAATCATTGCGGGAAGCCGGCCTCTCCTGTCATACACCCGGTGGTGCCTTTTATGCATTCCCGTCCATCAAGGAAACAGGCTTGACTTCAGAGGAGTTCGCCGAAGCTTTTTTGATGGAAGAAAGGGTTGCAGTGGTGCCGGGGCATGTTTTCGGTGTCGGCGGTGAAGGGCATGTGAGATGCTCTTATGCCGCTTCGATGTCACAGCTCGAAGAAGTAGTCGAACGGTTAAAGCGCTTCAATGCAGCACGAATCGGACGGTAAAATAACTACTTTGTTTTTTTTGATATCCTGTGTTATAATTACACAGTTAAAAAATATATGGGAGTTGTTTTCATGTCAAGTCAATACGAAGCAGGAAGTATCGTTGAAGGAAAAGTAACAGGTATCAAACCTTTTGGTGCATTTGTAGCACTTGATGAGAAGAAGCAGGGTCTTGTTCACATCTCGCACATCGCCCACGGTTATGTAGAGGATATTAATTCTGTATTGTCAGTTGGAGATACAATCAAAGTGAAGATTCTCTCCGTTGATGCAGAATCCGGAAAGATTTCACTTTCCATCAAAGAAACATTGCCAAAACCGGAACGCCCTCAAAGCCAGAGTGGCGGTAATCGCGGAGGCGGAGCCGGCGGACCTCGTCGTTCCGGCGCTGGAGCTCCGAAAAAGGAATCCACGCAAGGTTTCAACACGCTGGAAGATAAGCTGAAGGACTGGTTGAAGCAATCCAACGAGATTCAGGCGGATCTGAACAAGCGCATCAAGAAGTAAGGTCACGTTTCTTTCCT
This Salisediminibacterium beveridgei DNA region includes the following protein-coding sequences:
- a CDS encoding electron transfer flavoprotein subunit alpha/FixB family protein, which translates into the protein MNIEEYKGVWVFIEQRDGEIFDVGLELLGAGRDLADKLEVELCGVLLGDGIKDKAEELYQYGADTVYVIDNPVLKHYRSETYMKAVGDLVRKYKPEIFVYGATANGKDLASAVATEVMTGLTADTTMLDIDLEKRMFEASRPAFGGNIMATILCKKHRPQMATVRPKVMQKPEPDPSRKGKVIEEKFDMKEEDLRTKVVEIVKAAKKGANLEEAEIIVAGGKGIKDEKGFKMVKDLADAMNATVAASRDVVEAGIIGHEYQVGQTGLTVTPKIYVAIGISGAVQHVVGMQNSELIIAINNDPDATIFNAAHYGIVGDAFEIVPMLTEEFKNALAEEQGKGVTTNA
- a CDS encoding FAD-dependent oxidoreductase, whose protein sequence is MPEKFDLIVVGAGPAGTACAYTAAQNGLDVLLIERGEFPGSKNVMGGILYRKQMEEIIPEFWKEAPLERPVIEQRFWFLDKESMVTTSYKGLDWGREPYNKFTVLRSKWDKWFADKAVEQGALLINETVVTECIVDNGQVVGVKTDRPDGDVYADVVVLADGVNSLLGKQLGFHNEWKPNEVALTVMEVLKLDKKTINERFQVNEDQGVSIEIFGEATKGALGTSFLYTNKDSLNIGVGTTLSEMIKRKIKPYELLDELKVHPMVAPLIEGSESQEYLAHLIPEGGFDSVPKLVGNGVMLVGDAAQFVNALHQEGSNLAMTSGKMAAETVMKAKETGDFSEKGLDSYRTDVYDSFIGKDLKKYRHAAHTFEENPQYMGEYIPLLNHAMGSFFTVDGTPKWEKQKKIATKITAGRGKTGLAKDLYRAWKAVK
- the yugI gene encoding S1 domain-containing post-transcriptional regulator GSP13 — encoded protein: MSSQYEAGSIVEGKVTGIKPFGAFVALDEKKQGLVHISHIAHGYVEDINSVLSVGDTIKVKILSVDAESGKISLSIKETLPKPERPQSQSGGNRGGGAGGPRRSGAGAPKKESTQGFNTLEDKLKDWLKQSNEIQADLNKRIKK
- a CDS encoding aminotransferase, producing the protein MSMVNQTQVHETRLSDAVNRIAPSGIRRFFDLATSMDNVISLGVGEPDYTTPWNVREASIHSLERGLTAYTANAGLIELRRAISTYLTKRFAIDYNPDNEVVVTVGASEGIDLAIRAIVNPGDEVLIVEPCFVSYAPIVSLTGGVPVPVPTEISNDFMVEPEEIVKRITPKTKAIMLSYPNNPTGAVMSRKKMAEVADLVIEHDLTVISDEIYAELSYDDEHVSVPTFPGMWERTILISGFSKSFAMTGWRIGYLCAPEPYASAMLKIHQYAMMCASTMAQYAALEALENGQEMMDEMITSYRQRRNYFVKSLREAGLSCHTPGGAFYAFPSIKETGLTSEEFAEAFLMEERVAVVPGHVFGVGGEGHVRCSYAASMSQLEEVVERLKRFNAARIGR
- a CDS encoding DUF6612 family protein translates to MFKKMLYTGISLSVLTIVSACGNTTEEGESAEEIVKQSQTTMNDVESYVLNMDMLQTMKLDGMDEDAMSVRSTQTMEMTMDPMTFKQDMTMNYEDMDEFGEMDDSEGQVSYQSFFTETDGLFMEDPMMDRWMKFPESYLDDFLAMSDLQLHPDEQLAFLKDYVADLSLEEDDEYYYIALKTEDLNMEELMQELHGFDADIPGMEGMDELFGSMELRELDFSITIDKETYYQTAGSITMVMALDMMGQEMITNQTSEMTMSDFNTIEPIPVPDEVLENAEEISEDEFTPGM
- a CDS encoding Lrp/AsnC family transcriptional regulator, producing MDERDLELLTLIEKQGRLETSQLAKMMDMKEDEIALRMRRLEEQKVILGYSALIDWKKTPEKERVTASIDVKVTPTRGRGFDAVAERIYRFKEVKALYLMSGTYDLAVVIEGATMAEIANFVSDKLSTLDSVISTTTHFQLKQYKHDGMIFVDDDDQDPRMVVSP
- a CDS encoding electron transfer flavoprotein subunit beta/FixA family protein, translated to MNILVCIKQVPDTKIIKVNPKTNTLDRSSAPAILNPYDAHAVEEAVRLKKEHGGKVMVLSMGPPQAANAIRKCVEIGADEGFLISDRKFAGADTLATSYALFKAIEKLEKEQGIDLVLCGKHAIDGDTGQVGPGIARRMGMPPLTNVINVRNVDEKNKKIQVDRKIEDGHEIIESDLPCLLTVEKEINQVAYSPFPNMMRAARYKPTVWTVDDLDDVDIKQLGLKGSPTIVGRMWPPDKSSGAEIVEGSTEEKVKRVVSVLMEKPELFASKGGEK
- a CDS encoding ferredoxin family protein — encoded protein: MAQTLEDKQYLLRFNCDTESHLIIKNHDVCATSCPGKDCTIFCPAEVYKWEGDRMFVGYEGCHECGSCRIGCPHDNIEWHYPKGGHGIVFRLA